A genome region from Dreissena polymorpha isolate Duluth1 chromosome 16, UMN_Dpol_1.0, whole genome shotgun sequence includes the following:
- the LOC127861948 gene encoding uncharacterized protein LOC127861948 isoform X2: MRFLRVYTMTLARIWTQIIEHYSEPQRHYHTMRHVKEMLQYVHPFENRLQRKHLIVLATIFHDVIYDPQKPDNEDKSAEFFQQCMAELEEEICDLTNDGQQAEQEVWDKFQAAIQHIDQCRSEFDANVKMVVDWILQTKGHLTAVTTTPDMYGDDDLHFFLDMDLGILGADRTRYMEYAADIRKEYCHVPDGVFHRRRIEFLERFLERKNVYNTLYFRSLYEAAARSNIDAEIKLLKRETNTVTNTE, encoded by the exons ATGAGGTTTCTAAG AGTATACACTATGACACTAGCCAGAATATGGACACAGATTATTGAGCACTATTCAGAGCCACAAAG GCATTATCATACTATGAGGCATGTTAAGGAGATGCTACAATACGTACACCCGTTTGAAAATCGTCTACAACGGAAGCATCTGATCGTCCTAGCGACAATATTTCACGA TGTCATTTACGATCCACAGAAGCCAGACAACGAAGATAAAAGTGCTGAGTTCTTTCAACAATGTATGGCCGAG CTTGAAGAAGAAATATGTGACCTGACGAACGACGGACAGCAAGCCGAGCAAG aGGTTTGGGACAAGTTCCAGGCAGCTATTCAGCATATTGACCAGTGCAGATCAGAG TTTGATGCCAACGTTAAAATGGTCGTTGATTGGATTCTGCAAACGAAAGGTCATTTGACCGCTGTAACCACAACTCCCGACATGTATGGAGACGATGACCTGCATTTCTTCTTAGACATGGATTTGGGGATCTTAGGAGCGGACCGGACAA GATATATGGAGTACGCCGCAGATATAAGAAAAGAATATTGCCACGTGCCAGACGGTGTGTTTCATCGCAGGCGGATAGAG TTCTTGGAGCGTTTCTTGGAGCGAAAAAACGTTTACAACACACTTTACTTCCGTTCCTTGTACGAAGCTGCTGCTAGGAGCAACATTGATGCTGAAATAAAACTACTTAAGCGGGAGACCAACACTGTTACAAATACCGAGTAG
- the LOC127861948 gene encoding uncharacterized protein LOC127861948 isoform X1, with the protein MLRLWLTFDTGLASAYRVYTMTLARIWTQIIEHYSEPQRHYHTMRHVKEMLQYVHPFENRLQRKHLIVLATIFHDVIYDPQKPDNEDKSAEFFQQCMAELEEEICDLTNDGQQAEQEVWDKFQAAIQHIDQCRSEFDANVKMVVDWILQTKGHLTAVTTTPDMYGDDDLHFFLDMDLGILGADRTRYMEYAADIRKEYCHVPDGVFHRRRIEFLERFLERKNVYNTLYFRSLYEAAARSNIDAEIKLLKRETNTVTNTE; encoded by the exons atgttacgactctggttgactttcgataccgggttagcttcagcgtacag AGTATACACTATGACACTAGCCAGAATATGGACACAGATTATTGAGCACTATTCAGAGCCACAAAG GCATTATCATACTATGAGGCATGTTAAGGAGATGCTACAATACGTACACCCGTTTGAAAATCGTCTACAACGGAAGCATCTGATCGTCCTAGCGACAATATTTCACGA TGTCATTTACGATCCACAGAAGCCAGACAACGAAGATAAAAGTGCTGAGTTCTTTCAACAATGTATGGCCGAG CTTGAAGAAGAAATATGTGACCTGACGAACGACGGACAGCAAGCCGAGCAAG aGGTTTGGGACAAGTTCCAGGCAGCTATTCAGCATATTGACCAGTGCAGATCAGAG TTTGATGCCAACGTTAAAATGGTCGTTGATTGGATTCTGCAAACGAAAGGTCATTTGACCGCTGTAACCACAACTCCCGACATGTATGGAGACGATGACCTGCATTTCTTCTTAGACATGGATTTGGGGATCTTAGGAGCGGACCGGACAA GATATATGGAGTACGCCGCAGATATAAGAAAAGAATATTGCCACGTGCCAGACGGTGTGTTTCATCGCAGGCGGATAGAG TTCTTGGAGCGTTTCTTGGAGCGAAAAAACGTTTACAACACACTTTACTTCCGTTCCTTGTACGAAGCTGCTGCTAGGAGCAACATTGATGCTGAAATAAAACTACTTAAGCGGGAGACCAACACTGTTACAAATACCGAGTAG
- the LOC127861948 gene encoding uncharacterized protein LOC127861948 isoform X3: protein MTLARIWTQIIEHYSEPQRHYHTMRHVKEMLQYVHPFENRLQRKHLIVLATIFHDVIYDPQKPDNEDKSAEFFQQCMAELEEEICDLTNDGQQAEQEVWDKFQAAIQHIDQCRSEFDANVKMVVDWILQTKGHLTAVTTTPDMYGDDDLHFFLDMDLGILGADRTRYMEYAADIRKEYCHVPDGVFHRRRIEFLERFLERKNVYNTLYFRSLYEAAARSNIDAEIKLLKRETNTVTNTE from the exons ATGACACTAGCCAGAATATGGACACAGATTATTGAGCACTATTCAGAGCCACAAAG GCATTATCATACTATGAGGCATGTTAAGGAGATGCTACAATACGTACACCCGTTTGAAAATCGTCTACAACGGAAGCATCTGATCGTCCTAGCGACAATATTTCACGA TGTCATTTACGATCCACAGAAGCCAGACAACGAAGATAAAAGTGCTGAGTTCTTTCAACAATGTATGGCCGAG CTTGAAGAAGAAATATGTGACCTGACGAACGACGGACAGCAAGCCGAGCAAG aGGTTTGGGACAAGTTCCAGGCAGCTATTCAGCATATTGACCAGTGCAGATCAGAG TTTGATGCCAACGTTAAAATGGTCGTTGATTGGATTCTGCAAACGAAAGGTCATTTGACCGCTGTAACCACAACTCCCGACATGTATGGAGACGATGACCTGCATTTCTTCTTAGACATGGATTTGGGGATCTTAGGAGCGGACCGGACAA GATATATGGAGTACGCCGCAGATATAAGAAAAGAATATTGCCACGTGCCAGACGGTGTGTTTCATCGCAGGCGGATAGAG TTCTTGGAGCGTTTCTTGGAGCGAAAAAACGTTTACAACACACTTTACTTCCGTTCCTTGTACGAAGCTGCTGCTAGGAGCAACATTGATGCTGAAATAAAACTACTTAAGCGGGAGACCAACACTGTTACAAATACCGAGTAG